One region of Priestia megaterium genomic DNA includes:
- the pdxR gene encoding MocR-like pyridoxine biosynthesis transcription factor PdxR yields MLELMPLLDKRKADPLYMQLYTYIKKQIQKGTIPPHEKLPSKRKLALHLSISQNTVEAAYVQLEAEGYIEILARKGAFVKEIKNEVVLQKQPPAYVSLPEEEGKSTVIDFSHGKVDVEKFPYNTWKKLTVQTIYHDESQLFYSGHPQGELLLRQEIAAYLYHSRGVRCTAEQIVIGAGTQYLMWLLSVILGKEKIIGFENPGFHRTRHVFQEQGMSVVPISLDSSGLKVKELKEGGADAVYITPSHQFPVGMVMPIARRLELLEWAAETNGYIIEDDYDGEFRYKGKPIPALQGLDQDDRVIYTGTFSKSLMPSLRISYAVLPHRLLTSYMKHCGLFKQPVSRLHQHTLFLFMKEGHWERHLNKMRTAYRKKQALLLDCLTTIMGERVDVIGEHSGLHILLRVKKGMSEQKLIEAAAKQGVTIYPTSIYYHSAGENNTPYVLLGFAGLSDGEIKTGVNLLFKAWFEQKD; encoded by the coding sequence ATGTTAGAGTTAATGCCTTTGCTCGATAAAAGAAAAGCAGATCCCTTATACATGCAGCTTTATACTTACATAAAAAAACAAATTCAAAAAGGCACCATTCCGCCTCATGAAAAACTGCCTTCTAAACGAAAGTTAGCTCTTCATTTAAGCATTAGCCAAAATACGGTTGAAGCGGCTTATGTACAGTTAGAAGCTGAAGGCTATATCGAGATACTAGCCAGGAAAGGAGCATTTGTAAAAGAGATAAAAAATGAAGTCGTGCTTCAAAAACAGCCTCCCGCCTATGTCTCTTTACCGGAAGAAGAAGGGAAATCAACTGTCATTGACTTTAGCCATGGAAAGGTAGACGTAGAAAAATTTCCGTATAACACGTGGAAAAAGCTAACGGTTCAAACTATTTATCATGATGAAAGCCAGCTTTTTTATAGCGGACATCCACAGGGCGAACTGCTTCTTCGTCAAGAAATTGCAGCGTATCTTTATCATTCAAGAGGAGTGCGCTGCACAGCGGAGCAAATTGTGATAGGTGCAGGTACACAGTACCTCATGTGGCTGCTTTCTGTCATTCTAGGAAAAGAAAAGATAATTGGGTTCGAAAACCCAGGCTTTCACCGAACGAGGCACGTTTTTCAAGAACAAGGCATGTCGGTCGTCCCTATTTCTCTTGATAGTTCTGGCTTGAAAGTGAAGGAACTGAAAGAAGGCGGAGCGGATGCGGTGTACATTACGCCGTCTCATCAATTTCCTGTTGGGATGGTCATGCCGATAGCAAGAAGACTTGAACTATTAGAGTGGGCGGCAGAAACGAATGGCTATATCATAGAGGATGACTATGACGGAGAATTTCGCTATAAAGGAAAACCGATTCCGGCCCTTCAAGGATTAGATCAAGACGATCGCGTTATTTATACGGGTACGTTTTCAAAATCGTTGATGCCTTCTCTTCGAATAAGTTATGCCGTGCTGCCACACCGGCTTCTTACAAGTTATATGAAACACTGTGGACTTTTTAAACAGCCTGTTTCAAGGCTTCATCAGCATACGCTTTTTCTGTTTATGAAAGAAGGGCACTGGGAACGTCACTTGAATAAAATGAGAACAGCATACCGTAAAAAACAAGCGCTGCTGCTAGATTGTTTGACTACTATTATGGGAGAACGTGTAGATGTTATTGGAGAACATTCTGGCTTGCATATTCTTCTTAGGGTAAAAAAAGGAATGAGTGAACAGAAACTAATTGAAGCAGCTGCCAAACAAGGGGTAACGATTTATCCAACATCTATTTATTATCATAGTGCGGGTGAAAACAACACGCCCTATGTATTGCTTGGATTTGCAGGATTGTCTGATGGAGAAATAAAAACAGGTGTAAACCTGCTGTTTAAAGCTTGGTTTGAACAGAAGGATTGA
- a CDS encoding GNAT family N-acetyltransferase: MTITYKTNVSIRAEQAAEVFVHSGIKRPAQDLDRIQRMLDHASLTVTAWKDSELIGIARALTDFSYCCYLSDLAVVKDYQNQGIGTQLIKHVQSEIGEEAALILLSAPSAMNYYPKVGFHQIDNGFKIGRIR, encoded by the coding sequence ATGACCATTACTTACAAAACCAACGTCTCAATCCGTGCCGAACAAGCTGCTGAAGTGTTTGTACATTCAGGTATTAAACGTCCGGCACAAGATCTTGATCGGATTCAAAGAATGCTTGATCATGCTTCCCTTACTGTTACCGCTTGGAAAGACAGCGAACTCATTGGCATAGCCAGAGCGTTAACAGATTTTAGCTACTGCTGCTATTTATCGGATTTAGCTGTCGTAAAAGACTATCAAAATCAAGGAATCGGCACACAGCTCATCAAGCACGTTCAATCAGAAATCGGTGAAGAAGCCGCGCTCATTTTACTTTCCGCTCCTTCTGCTATGAACTACTATCCAAAAGTCGGCTTTCATCAGATTGATAATGGGTTTAAAATTGGGAGAATTCGATAG
- a CDS encoding TerD family protein — protein sequence MKNDIFLRRQSKVIVKQGSDILPPAYVASMLKNIEALGFTASTSLIDRLLTLPFYEFMSFYEQLLLSLKRLVGAHVKYKPMYPNFPNEVMQASEAELYINAVLHYLTGVLPNSEKQDVFPLLDTTDLRIIDLGTDEEFDLMICQLIGANTSLSQTDRADIEWSLINLPALDLLPAVIPQKENAAFVSSVLIKTKKLPIDVLSSYFKTATDVLRLATALSDGDISLSSPTLFKKFSRFERRSLLQLLESTPNVEEDMFRYKVKWIRLGEILHPGEYKHRFPHAAKGFDTVRNHKRPLTFYSKLEKALEQQDVSKAVSLLEKRPGDFARRIDHLLRLSTGEQEAASIITAFAAVAHHVSTPVLLQLYSHMKHRHHRQDMRVVFPKGNVSKVMALDNPLPSLRKNLCDGVIDACKDALHDRFAKLPPLGNVWLDERLREQTIPFSQRSSSKTLKTISRGSKLTIPEGDTLRFFIWWKEGFANGEHTGSVDIDLSAGIYDENWQYKEHISYTNLSSKSFKAFHSGDITSAPNGACEFIDLHIPTILKKGGRYILMNVYSFSVQPFVMLPECFGGWMMRQHIESGEIFEPSTVQNKVDLASDSTISIPLIFDLQERKLIWTDISLHHHVEFENNLEQNNGSVSLMGKAMTKLLKPTLYDLFSFHAQARGTLVHDKQKADTIYSLDEGVTPYDIETIIETYLN from the coding sequence ATGAAAAACGATATTTTTTTAAGAAGACAGTCTAAAGTAATTGTGAAGCAAGGATCAGATATATTACCCCCTGCTTATGTAGCTTCCATGTTAAAAAACATTGAGGCATTAGGATTTACAGCTTCAACTTCTTTAATTGATCGGTTACTCACTCTTCCGTTCTACGAATTTATGTCTTTTTATGAGCAGCTTCTCTTATCTTTAAAAAGACTTGTTGGCGCTCATGTCAAATATAAACCGATGTATCCTAACTTTCCAAACGAAGTCATGCAAGCTTCCGAAGCAGAACTATACATAAATGCCGTACTTCACTATCTGACTGGGGTTTTACCAAACAGTGAAAAACAAGATGTTTTTCCACTGTTAGATACTACAGATTTACGGATTATTGACCTCGGAACAGATGAAGAATTTGACCTTATGATATGCCAATTAATTGGTGCCAATACCTCATTATCGCAAACGGATCGAGCAGACATCGAATGGTCTCTTATCAATTTACCGGCATTAGATCTACTTCCAGCAGTCATTCCTCAAAAAGAAAATGCTGCATTTGTTAGCTCAGTGTTAATTAAGACAAAAAAACTACCTATTGATGTCTTGTCTTCTTATTTTAAAACAGCAACAGATGTCTTACGTTTGGCAACCGCTTTATCTGATGGCGATATTAGCCTTTCATCACCCACTTTATTTAAGAAGTTTAGTCGTTTTGAACGCCGAAGCTTGTTGCAGCTGCTAGAAAGCACTCCAAACGTAGAAGAAGATATGTTTCGTTATAAAGTAAAGTGGATTCGTTTAGGTGAAATTTTACATCCTGGAGAATACAAACATCGATTTCCTCATGCTGCTAAAGGATTCGATACTGTTCGGAATCATAAAAGACCATTGACGTTCTATAGTAAATTAGAGAAAGCACTCGAGCAACAAGACGTCTCAAAAGCAGTTTCACTTTTAGAAAAACGTCCAGGTGACTTTGCTAGACGAATTGACCATTTGCTGCGCTTATCTACTGGGGAACAAGAAGCTGCTTCTATTATTACAGCATTTGCAGCGGTCGCTCATCACGTCTCTACGCCAGTACTGCTTCAGCTCTATTCACATATGAAACATCGACATCATAGACAAGATATGCGCGTAGTGTTTCCAAAAGGGAATGTGTCCAAAGTAATGGCGCTTGATAATCCCTTACCCTCTCTTCGTAAAAATCTTTGTGATGGTGTAATAGATGCATGCAAAGATGCTTTACATGACCGTTTTGCTAAGTTGCCACCTCTTGGAAATGTATGGCTTGATGAACGTTTGCGTGAACAAACTATACCGTTTTCACAGCGTTCAAGCAGCAAAACATTAAAAACGATTAGCAGGGGAAGTAAATTAACAATTCCTGAAGGCGATACGCTTCGTTTTTTCATTTGGTGGAAAGAAGGCTTTGCAAATGGTGAACATACCGGTAGTGTAGATATTGATTTATCTGCCGGAATTTACGATGAAAACTGGCAGTATAAAGAGCATATTTCTTATACAAACTTATCTTCAAAAAGCTTCAAAGCTTTTCACAGCGGAGATATTACATCTGCTCCTAACGGGGCATGTGAATTTATTGACTTGCATATCCCTACGATTCTAAAAAAAGGCGGCCGTTATATATTGATGAACGTTTATTCATTTTCTGTCCAGCCTTTTGTTATGCTTCCCGAATGTTTTGGAGGATGGATGATGAGACAGCACATAGAGTCCGGCGAGATATTCGAACCTTCTACCGTACAAAATAAAGTAGATCTTGCTAGTGATTCCACCATCTCCATCCCTTTAATTTTTGATTTACAAGAGCGAAAATTAATCTGGACGGATATTTCGCTGCATCACCATGTTGAATTTGAAAATAATCTTGAACAAAACAATGGTTCGGTCTCTCTTATGGGAAAAGCCATGACAAAGCTGTTAAAGCCAACGCTTTATGATCTTTTTTCATTTCACGCACAAGCTAGAGGAACACTTGTCCATGACAAACAAAAAGCTGACACTATTTATTCGCTTGATGAAGGTGTTACTCCTTATGATATTGAAACAATTATTGAAACCTATCTAAACTAA
- the alaP gene encoding alanine permease AlaP: MQGKTQGKELKRGLEERHVTLMSLGAAIGVGLFLGSASAIKLAGPGILLAYGFSGMIMFFIMRALGEMAIQKPVAGSFSKYARDYLGPLAGYLTGWNYWFLWVVTCMAEITAVGIYMGYWYPDVPNWIWALSALVIMTTVNFLAVKAYGELEFWFALIKILAIVLMIAVGLLMIVFGIGNGGVATGIKNLWDNGGLFPNGFKGILLSLQMVMFAYLGIEMIGVTAGEVKNPEKSLARAIDSVFWRILIFYVGALFVIMSIYPWQEIGSQGSPFVLTFEKIGIPAAAGIINFVVLTAALSSCNSGIFSTGRMLFNLAEHGEAPKGYGQLTKGGVPGKAVLASAGALLVGVALNYIVPAKVFTWVTSIATFGAIWTWGIILLSQIKYRKTLKKGEEAKLKYKMPLFPLTSYVSLAFLALVVVLMAYNPDTRIAVVIGPLWFIGLIIAYYAKGFHKRSQGSAGTEQKLVK; the protein is encoded by the coding sequence ATGCAGGGGAAAACTCAGGGGAAAGAATTGAAACGCGGGTTAGAAGAAAGACATGTGACGCTGATGTCCTTAGGAGCAGCCATAGGGGTAGGGCTGTTTCTTGGATCTGCATCTGCTATTAAATTAGCAGGGCCGGGAATATTATTGGCGTATGGATTTAGCGGAATGATTATGTTTTTTATTATGAGAGCACTTGGAGAAATGGCGATTCAAAAACCTGTTGCAGGTTCATTCAGCAAGTACGCGCGCGACTATTTAGGGCCCCTTGCTGGTTATCTAACAGGTTGGAACTACTGGTTTTTATGGGTTGTAACATGTATGGCTGAAATTACAGCCGTTGGTATTTATATGGGATATTGGTATCCGGATGTACCAAACTGGATTTGGGCGTTATCGGCGCTTGTCATCATGACAACAGTTAACTTCTTAGCTGTTAAGGCATATGGTGAACTGGAATTTTGGTTTGCACTTATTAAAATTTTAGCGATTGTGTTAATGATTGCCGTTGGATTATTAATGATTGTGTTTGGAATCGGGAACGGCGGCGTTGCGACGGGTATTAAAAACTTATGGGACAACGGCGGGCTGTTCCCGAACGGATTCAAAGGTATTTTACTGTCGCTGCAAATGGTTATGTTTGCATATTTAGGAATTGAAATGATCGGCGTTACCGCGGGAGAAGTGAAAAATCCAGAAAAATCTCTAGCAAGAGCGATTGATTCGGTCTTTTGGCGTATTCTTATTTTCTACGTTGGTGCATTATTTGTCATTATGTCGATTTATCCTTGGCAAGAAATTGGTTCACAGGGAAGCCCGTTTGTATTAACATTTGAAAAAATCGGGATTCCAGCAGCGGCAGGCATTATTAACTTTGTGGTGCTAACAGCAGCTCTTTCTTCTTGTAACAGCGGTATTTTTAGTACAGGCCGTATGCTGTTTAACTTAGCAGAGCACGGAGAAGCTCCAAAAGGATACGGTCAGCTGACAAAAGGCGGCGTACCTGGAAAAGCTGTTTTAGCATCAGCGGGTGCGTTATTAGTCGGAGTAGCGTTAAACTACATTGTGCCTGCCAAAGTATTTACGTGGGTAACAAGCATTGCAACATTCGGTGCGATTTGGACTTGGGGAATTATTTTGCTTTCTCAAATTAAGTATCGCAAAACGCTAAAAAAAGGTGAAGAGGCAAAGTTAAAATACAAAATGCCTTTATTTCCGTTAACGTCTTATGTGTCACTTGCGTTCCTAGCGCTGGTGGTTGTTCTTATGGCGTACAATCCAGATACAAGAATTGCAGTTGTTATCGGACCACTATGGTTTATCGGTCTTATTATTGCGTACTACGCAAAAGGATTTCATAAACGAAGTCAAGGTTCAGCTGGGACTGAGCAAAAGCTAGTGAAGTAA
- a CDS encoding DUF1540 domain-containing protein produces MAQGVLCEVNECMYWKSGNKCSAESIYVVSPESSHHVSETEEPGCKTFEPAR; encoded by the coding sequence GTGGCCCAAGGTGTATTATGTGAAGTGAATGAGTGCATGTATTGGAAATCGGGAAATAAATGCAGTGCAGAGTCCATTTACGTTGTGAGTCCTGAAAGTAGTCACCATGTTTCTGAAACGGAAGAACCTGGCTGTAAAACTTTTGAACCCGCGAGATAA
- a CDS encoding GNAT family N-acetyltransferase, whose translation MIAKATEEEIQEIRTKSADALFEGTTHQFQPSTERVNELIDNALEKGCYYLVSRQENKLAGWVFVGPSADFFSKAEIGFIYELYVLPEYRGQGLAKPLMQKAIDELSIKGYPEIRLSVHAGNFAQHVYRELGFVDKQISMSLQVAKRP comes from the coding sequence ATGATTGCAAAAGCTACTGAAGAAGAAATACAGGAAATTCGGACGAAATCTGCTGATGCGCTGTTTGAAGGAACAACGCATCAGTTTCAACCGTCAACTGAACGCGTAAATGAACTAATTGATAATGCCCTTGAAAAAGGGTGTTATTATTTAGTATCTAGACAAGAAAATAAACTTGCAGGCTGGGTTTTTGTCGGTCCATCTGCCGACTTCTTTTCAAAAGCAGAAATTGGCTTTATCTACGAGTTATATGTTTTACCAGAATACCGCGGGCAAGGTCTAGCCAAGCCGTTAATGCAAAAAGCAATTGATGAATTGTCTATCAAAGGATACCCTGAAATCAGACTCAGCGTTCATGCTGGGAATTTTGCACAGCATGTGTACCGTGAACTTGGATTTGTAGATAAACAAATATCAATGAGCCTACAGGTGGCAAAACGTCCGTAA
- a CDS encoding glycosyltransferase family 2 protein, which produces MNRPILTIVVPCYNEEEVFTETSFQLTTVVKELINERLVSSESTILFVDDGSKDSTWSLIEKESCSNLFVKGLKLARNVGHQNALLAGLEVAHKQSDCVISIDADLQDDISVIRTFVEKYWLGYEVVYGVRDSRETDTFFKRTTAVGFYRFMNKLGIQLIQNHADFRLMSKRALGELMKYKEGNVFLRGLVPLVGFRSTEVTYDRKERTAGESKYPLKKMLAFAFDGITSFSVAPIRLLTLLGGASFLFSILFGIYALIQKYLDHTQIGWTSLILSIWLVGGLQLMGIGLVGEYIGKIFNEVKQRPKYAIERDLYTKHSLDKQKDLLMH; this is translated from the coding sequence ATGAACAGACCTATTTTAACGATCGTGGTTCCATGCTACAACGAAGAAGAAGTATTCACAGAGACGTCTTTTCAATTAACTACTGTAGTAAAAGAACTGATTAATGAACGACTTGTATCAAGTGAAAGCACTATTTTATTTGTAGACGATGGAAGTAAAGACAGCACGTGGTCGCTTATTGAAAAAGAAAGCTGCAGCAATTTGTTTGTAAAAGGGTTAAAGTTAGCGCGAAATGTAGGACATCAAAATGCTTTGCTTGCAGGATTAGAAGTAGCTCATAAGCAATCTGACTGCGTCATTTCCATTGACGCGGATTTGCAAGATGATATCAGCGTCATTCGTACTTTTGTAGAGAAATATTGGCTCGGGTATGAAGTTGTATATGGCGTTCGAGACAGCAGAGAAACCGATACATTTTTCAAACGAACCACGGCAGTAGGGTTTTATCGTTTTATGAACAAGCTAGGAATTCAGCTCATTCAAAATCACGCTGATTTTCGCCTTATGAGCAAACGTGCTCTTGGTGAACTCATGAAATATAAAGAAGGAAACGTCTTTTTGCGGGGCCTTGTACCATTAGTAGGATTTCGCTCCACGGAAGTCACATATGACCGCAAAGAACGGACGGCGGGTGAGTCAAAATATCCGCTAAAGAAAATGCTCGCTTTTGCATTTGACGGGATTACGTCTTTTAGCGTAGCACCTATACGCTTACTGACGCTGCTTGGAGGAGCTTCGTTTCTCTTTAGTATTTTGTTTGGCATTTATGCGCTGATTCAAAAATATTTAGATCATACGCAAATTGGCTGGACGTCTCTTATTTTATCAATTTGGCTTGTAGGCGGCCTGCAGCTAATGGGAATAGGTCTTGTCGGAGAATACATTGGCAAGATTTTCAACGAAGTGAAACAGCGTCCTAAATATGCGATTGAAAGAGATTTATATACAAAACACTCGTTAGACAAACAAAAAGATTTGCTGATGCATTAA
- a CDS encoding DUF6044 family protein, which yields MKKETAMNKEKTLLIIAFLLLLAYVSPMFLLGENSHIRVHDNLDSNITWYKVLHRSGELFGSSHAVLPQIINGLPRNTFGTEFSGIQWLYGLFPTMLAYSLSQTITRVFALIGMYLLLKKHFIKSKDAYAIRVLVSLAFALTPFWPSGMLSTLGQPLALWAFLTIRNREGTWKEWLTLLLLPFYASFVLGFFFFLAAMGLLWLRDVVKKRAWNIPFLSSIAAMTAVFLLIEYRLVDSLLFPEAPTSRNEFLSSTLSFGHSVRLALKNYTLGHTHVMTLHTFVILPLSFVVLWFVARNRKEKLEKTFLQLFILNLLLSIWYAFWFYKGWEPLKEKYQLFNTFNFARFHFLRPLIIYLMFAVGGYVLWKRSKAWKKFVWVCLILQLLLLFIANPELYYRYNHEPSVKEFYAVHQFDEISRYIGKPKSSYRVASIGLHPSIAQYNGFYTLDTYNNFYPLTYKHEFRKIIAKELDKNKKLESYYDHWGNRCYVFVSELGKKYDYRKDSTKKIRHLQLNISQFKKMGGRYIFSAVPIENAESDGLHFLKAFNDKQSAWKVYVYEAK from the coding sequence ATGAAGAAAGAAACAGCTATGAATAAAGAAAAAACATTGCTTATTATCGCTTTCCTTTTGCTGCTTGCGTATGTATCTCCTATGTTTTTGCTTGGGGAAAATTCACATATACGCGTGCATGATAATTTAGACTCAAATATTACGTGGTATAAAGTTCTGCATCGAAGCGGAGAGCTGTTTGGCTCCAGTCATGCCGTATTACCTCAAATTATTAACGGATTGCCGAGGAATACGTTTGGAACAGAATTTAGCGGTATCCAGTGGCTATATGGTTTATTCCCGACCATGCTTGCATACAGCCTGAGTCAAACGATCACGCGCGTATTTGCTTTAATTGGAATGTATTTGTTATTAAAAAAGCATTTTATTAAAAGCAAGGATGCGTATGCGATTCGAGTGCTTGTATCGCTTGCTTTTGCACTTACGCCATTTTGGCCTTCGGGCATGCTGAGTACATTAGGACAGCCGCTGGCGCTGTGGGCGTTTTTAACCATTCGAAACCGCGAAGGAACGTGGAAGGAATGGCTTACACTTTTACTGCTCCCGTTTTACGCGAGCTTTGTGCTCGGGTTTTTCTTCTTTTTAGCAGCGATGGGGCTGCTATGGCTAAGAGACGTAGTAAAAAAACGAGCGTGGAATATTCCTTTTTTAAGCAGTATTGCAGCGATGACTGCTGTCTTTCTGCTCATTGAATACCGACTTGTTGATTCGCTTTTATTTCCGGAGGCCCCGACGAGTCGAAATGAATTTTTAAGCTCTACTCTAAGCTTTGGACATTCCGTTCGCCTTGCTTTGAAGAACTATACGCTCGGGCATACGCATGTAATGACGCTTCATACTTTTGTCATTTTACCGCTTTCTTTTGTCGTATTGTGGTTTGTTGCTCGAAATCGCAAGGAAAAGCTTGAAAAAACGTTTTTGCAGTTATTTATTCTTAATCTACTACTGTCGATTTGGTATGCGTTTTGGTTTTATAAAGGTTGGGAGCCGCTAAAAGAAAAATATCAGCTTTTTAATACGTTCAACTTTGCTAGATTTCACTTTTTACGCCCGCTCATTATTTATTTGATGTTTGCCGTTGGCGGCTATGTTTTGTGGAAAAGGAGCAAGGCGTGGAAAAAGTTTGTGTGGGTATGTTTGATTTTACAGCTGCTTTTGTTATTTATAGCAAATCCTGAACTTTACTATCGCTACAATCACGAGCCTTCAGTCAAAGAATTTTATGCTGTGCATCAATTTGATGAAATAAGCAGATATATTGGAAAACCTAAATCATCTTATCGCGTAGCGAGCATAGGGCTTCATCCATCAATTGCTCAGTATAACGGCTTTTATACGCTAGATACGTATAACAACTTCTATCCGTTAACATATAAACATGAGTTTCGCAAAATTATTGCCAAAGAGCTTGATAAAAATAAAAAACTAGAAAGCTACTATGATCATTGGGGCAATCGCTGCTATGTGTTTGTTAGCGAGCTAGGGAAAAAATATGATTACCGAAAAGACTCAACGAAAAAAATCCGTCATTTGCAGCTTAATATCAGCCAATTTAAGAAAATGGGCGGTCGCTATATTTTTTCAGCTGTGCCAATTGAAAATGCTGAAAGCGACGGTTTGCACTTTTTAAAAGCATTTAACGATAAACAGTCCGCTTGGAAAGTGTATGTATATGAAGCAAAGTAA
- a CDS encoding GtrA family protein, with protein sequence MKGSFVRFLVVGLVNTAVGLSIMYVLLHIFHHYWIATFVGNAAGAVVSYVLNRIFTFKSGVHLSKSILRFILVIGICYGLSYYIGLQFSSWLLHQLPVAVRPFKKDVGILIGTGLYTLLNYTGQKYFVFNTKKEAVVHD encoded by the coding sequence ATGAAAGGATCTTTTGTACGTTTTTTAGTAGTGGGACTGGTCAATACAGCAGTAGGTCTCTCCATTATGTATGTGTTGCTTCATATCTTTCATCATTACTGGATAGCGACGTTCGTTGGCAATGCAGCGGGGGCAGTCGTCAGCTACGTGTTAAATCGAATATTTACGTTTAAAAGCGGAGTTCATTTATCAAAAAGCATACTGCGTTTTATTTTAGTTATTGGCATTTGCTACGGCTTGTCTTACTATATTGGACTGCAGTTCTCCAGCTGGTTATTGCATCAACTTCCTGTTGCGGTGCGTCCGTTCAAAAAAGACGTCGGTATATTAATTGGAACAGGTCTGTATACGCTTTTAAATTATACGGGTCAAAAATACTTTGTATTTAATACAAAAAAAGAAGCAGTCGTCCACGATTAG
- a CDS encoding metallophosphoesterase, with protein sequence MLGGFMETLKKDWLALVLISVLICGITLNVRAEEKSGRSGYIEPKLVFPVISDVHIKETGTLDLRTFQHALTQLNEQAPKQDAFVVVGDLADTGALKEYDRFFSIYNQNKQSQAVSLFTIGNHEYRDSVTNQQAQQRFLSKTKMKSLYFHQVIKGYHFIMLGTESRLTAGDYSIKQINWLAEQLKIAKRDDPKKPIFVFIHQPINNTLYGKNRWGIEVNEQLLYNTLKPYPQVITFSGHTHHPLDDPRTIFQRDFTSLATSSVRYIWPGAGYLQGELPPGYRDVSQGLLVEVYNRKVVVKRRDFHANKWTGEAWEIDTPADTKKFHYTNERDLVKPIFLPSSTISVIQEKASANQLYIQFTQAVDNLMVHSYRITVKNKETGKVVKTYNAFSQYYSDPVPDVLSLPLSGLQPHTAYQIEVAAVDAFDNQSDQKLMIEGSTK encoded by the coding sequence ATGCTCGGCGGTTTTATGGAAACGCTGAAAAAAGACTGGCTCGCTTTAGTATTAATAAGTGTTCTTATATGCGGGATTACCTTAAATGTACGAGCTGAAGAGAAGAGCGGACGAAGCGGATACATCGAACCAAAGCTAGTTTTTCCTGTGATCAGTGATGTTCACATTAAGGAAACAGGAACGCTTGATTTGCGTACTTTTCAACATGCATTAACGCAATTAAATGAACAGGCACCGAAACAAGATGCATTCGTAGTCGTAGGAGATTTGGCCGACACAGGCGCGTTAAAAGAATACGATCGCTTTTTTTCTATTTATAATCAAAATAAACAGTCGCAGGCCGTGTCTCTTTTTACAATTGGCAACCATGAATACCGGGACAGTGTAACCAATCAGCAAGCGCAGCAGCGTTTTTTATCTAAAACCAAAATGAAGTCTCTTTACTTTCATCAAGTGATAAAAGGATATCATTTTATCATGCTTGGAACAGAAAGCCGTCTGACCGCCGGTGATTATTCAATCAAACAAATTAACTGGCTTGCTGAACAGTTGAAGATAGCAAAGCGAGACGATCCTAAAAAACCGATTTTTGTCTTTATTCATCAGCCTATTAACAATACATTGTACGGGAAAAACAGATGGGGGATAGAAGTGAATGAACAGCTTCTTTACAATACGTTAAAACCTTATCCGCAGGTCATTACGTTTTCTGGTCATACCCACCATCCGTTGGACGACCCTCGTACTATTTTTCAAAGAGATTTCACCTCTCTTGCAACGTCTTCTGTTCGGTATATATGGCCTGGTGCTGGATATTTACAAGGTGAACTTCCTCCTGGCTACCGAGATGTGAGTCAAGGTCTTCTTGTAGAGGTTTATAATCGAAAAGTAGTCGTTAAAAGGCGGGATTTTCACGCCAATAAGTGGACGGGAGAAGCGTGGGAAATTGACACACCTGCAGATACAAAAAAATTTCACTACACGAATGAGCGAGATTTAGTAAAACCGATTTTTCTTCCAAGCTCTACTATTTCTGTTATACAAGAAAAAGCTTCAGCAAATCAGCTTTATATCCAGTTTACGCAAGCGGTGGATAATCTGATGGTTCATTCTTATCGCATTACCGTCAAAAATAAAGAAACTGGAAAAGTGGTCAAAACATATAATGCATTTTCTCAATATTACAGCGATCCTGTTCCGGATGTTTTAAGTCTTCCGTTATCCGGTTTGCAGCCTCATACTGCGTATCAAATAGAAGTAGCGGCAGTGGATGCGTTTGATAATCAAAGCGATCAAAAATTAATGATTGAAGGCTCTACTAAATAG